AATGGCGCACCGGACGTTTTGATATTGTTCCGGGTGATGAAGAAGAATTCATACCTTTGCCTGAATGATGGAGCATTTCCAGTAAAAGTGCGCAGCGGTTTTGCGTCGGATAATGCGACAAAACAAAAAGTGGTCGCATATGACACGATGTCTCGCCATGTGCATGTGCGCTTTGGCAAGCTTGATCTGCACTGGCAGCTGCTATACCGACAAATAAAATTCAAACCAGAAACAGGTTGTTTTCATGTCCCGACCCATCACCCCTTTGCTCGACAAGGCACCGACACCGGAAGCCCTGCGCGCATTGCCGGAGCAGGATTTGCCGAAGCTTGCGGAAGAACTGCGTGCCGAACTGGTGGATGCGGTCTCAACAACGGGCGGGCATCTTGGGGCTGGGTTGGGCGTGGTGGAACTGACCATTGCGCTGCATCATGTCTTTGATACACCGCATGATCGCATCATTTGGGATGTGGGTCATCAGGCCTATCCGCACAAAATTCTGACCGGGCGCCGTGATCGTATCCGCACGTTGCGTCAGGAAAACGGGCTGTCCGGTTTCACCAAGCGCGCTGAAAGCGAATATGATCCCTTTGGCGCGGCACATTCTTCGACGTCGATCTCTGCCGGTCTTGGCATGGCCGTCGCAGCCGACCTTTCGGGTGAAAAGCGCAATGTGATTGCAGTTATCGGTGATGGCTCCATGTCAGCCGGTATGGCCTATGAGGCGATGAACAATGCCGGTGCGCTTGATGCACGGCTGATCGTCATCCTCAACGACAACGACATGTCGATTGCGCCGCCAACGGGTGCGATGAGTGCTTACCTCGCGCGGCTCGTTTCTGGCAAAACCTATCGCAGCGTGCGTGAAGCCGCCAAGCAGGTTGCAAAGAAACTGCCGAAGTTCTTGCAGGACAAGGCGCGCAAATCGGAAGAATTTACCAGGGCCTTCTTTACGGGCGGTACGCTGTTTGAAGAGCTCGGCTTTTATTATGTCGGGCCGATCGACGGGCATAATCTTGATCATCTGTTGCCGGTTCTCAAAAATGTGCGCGATGCGCAGGAGGGCCCGGTGTTGATCCATGTGGTGACGCAAAAGGGCAAGGGCTATGCACCTGCGGAAGCTGCCGCCGATAAATATCACGGCGTCACCAAGTTTGATGTGATTACCGGCAAACAGTCCAAGCCACCGGCGAATGCACCGAGCTATACCAAGATTTTCGGCACCAGCCTTATTGAAGAAGCCCGTCACGATGACAAGATCGTGGCTGTGACAGCGGCGATGCCGACCGGCACCGGCCTAGATCTGTTTGGTGAAGTGTTTCCAAAGCGCACATTTGATGTCGGCATTGCCGAACAGCATGCCGTTACTTTTGCCGCTGGTCTTGCGTCCGAAGGCTATAAGCCGTTCTGTGCGATTTATTCGACCTTTCTTCAGCGCGGCTATGATCAGGTTGTGCATGATGTGTCGATCCAGAACCTGCCCGTACGTTTCCCGATTGATCGCGCTGGTCTGGTGGGGGCCGATGGCCCAACCCATGCCGGTTCGTTCGATACCGGCTTCCTTGCAGCGCTTCCCGGTTTTGTGGTGATGGCCGCATCTGACGAAGCTGAACTGCGCCATATGGTGCGCACGGCTGCGGAATATAACGAAGGTCCGATCTCCTTCCGCTATCCGCGTGGTGATGGTGTCGGCGTGGAACTGCCAGAACGTGGCTCGGTGCTGGAAATCGGCAAGGGCCGTATTGTGCGCGAAGGCACCAAGGTCGCACTCCTGTCCTTTGGGACACGCTTGCAGGAATGTCTGGGTGCTGCCGATGAATTGGCTGCAGCAGGTCTTTCGACAACGGTTGCCGATGCGCGTTTTGCCAAGCCGCTTGATCATGACCTGATCCGTCGTCTTGCGCGTGAGCATGAAGTGCTGGTAACCATTGAAGAAGGTGCGGCAGGTGGTTTCGCTGCTCATGTGCTGCAATTCCTTGCAACCGATGGACTGCTGGATCGCGGCCTGAAAGTGCGCGTGCTGACCCTGCCGGATAGCTATCAGGATCACGCCAAGCCGGAAGTCATGTATGCCAATGCAGGCCTCGATCGCGCTGGTATTGTGCGCATCGTCTTCGCGGCGCTTGGCCGTGAGGAAATCGCGGCACCGTTCCGCGCATAAGTGATGAGCGAGCAATCACCCGATAACCGCCCGCGTCTAGACCAGTTGCTGGTTGATCGCGGCCTGTTTGCCACGCGTTCGCGTGCGCGCGACGCAATCCAGCGCGGCACGGTGAAGGTTGATGGCAAGCCCATCACCAAGCCGGGGCAGAATGTTCTTCGCACAGCTGAACTGACTGTGGATGATCCCGCAAGTGCCTATGTCTCGCGCGGTGCTCTCAAACTGATTGCTGCGCTTGATCACTTCAATCTCAATGTGAACGGGCTGAATGCGCTTGATATTGGCGCATCGACTGGCGGCTTTACGCAGGTGCTGCTTGAGCGTGGAGCCAATCATGTCGTCGCTATCGATGTCGGACACGATCAGCTGCATCCGACATTGCGCAATGATCTGCGTGTGACCAACAAGGAAGGCGTGAATGCGCGTGCGCTCGAATTCAGCCATCTCGACGGGCGCGATATTGGTTGTGTTGTTTCGGATGTGAGTTTTATCTCGCTAAAACTCGCTCTGCCGCCGGCATTGGCGTTTGCGCAAAAAGATGCTATCTGCGCGCTTCTCGTAAAGCCGCAGTTTGAAGCCGGGCGCGAAGCCATCGGCAAAGGCGGCATTCTGCGTGACCCGCAAGACGGCGAACGCATTGCGGAAGAATTGAAAGCATGGCTTGAGACGCAGCCCGGTTGGCGTGCGCTCGGCCTTTGCCCGTCACCCATTGAGGGCGGCGACGGCAATCGTGAATATCTCTTGGCAGGAAAGAAAGATTTATGACGACGCAAGTGACAATCCGCTCGATAGGTGCGGGCGGCGATGGCGTCGCCAATCTTCCCGATGGCCAGCTGTTTGTGCCTTTCACATTGCCGGGCGAAGTGGCCAATGTCGCGCGCGAAAAGAACCGTGGCACAGTGATGGCGCTGCTCGAAATCTCTGATGAACGGCAAGATCCGTCATGCCAGCATTTTGAAGAGTGCGGAAGTTGCGCGCTTCAACATTGGCAGGACGAACCTTATCGCGCATGGAAGCGCGACCTTGTCGTCTCCGCTCTCAAGGGCCGTGGACTTGATGTCGATGTTGAGCCGCTGGTCGCTTGCCAGCCGCAGTCGCGCCGTCGCGCAACTTTTGCGGCACGCAAGACGGAAAAGGGCATGTTGCTCGGCTTTAATCGTCACCAGAGCCACGAGATTATCGATCTTGTCGAATGCGCCGTCACAGTGCCTGAAATCATCGCGCATCTTGATGACTTGCGTGAAGTTGGTGCATTGATTGCGCCCGGTTCCAAGCCGTTCAAATTAACTGCAACTGTTACGGCCTCAGGGCTTGATCTGGCAGCAAGCGGCTGCGGTAAACTCAGCGATGAGCAACGCCGTGCGCTGACCGCCCTTATTATGAAAAAGGGCTTTGCCCGCCTTTCGCATGAAGGCGAAATCATCGTTGAGCCGAAAAAGCCGATCATCCATTTTGGCAAAGTGCCGGTTCCGGTGCCTCCGGGTTGTTTTTTGCAGGCAACAATTGAGGCTGAAGAAGCAATGGTATCGCTGGTTCAGGCGCATCTCGGCAAGGCCAAGCGCGTTGCAGACCTCTTCTGTGGTGTCGGCACATTCGCGCTGCGCATTGCAGAAAAAAGCGCAGTCCACGCGATTGAAAACGATGCGCCAGCACTCGCGGCCCTTGATCGCGGCGTGCGCCATGTGCAGGGTTTAAAGCCTGTTTCGGTTGAACGACGCGATTTGTTCCGCCGCCCGCTGATGCCAAAGGAACTGCTGCCTTATGATGCGGTGGTGTTTGATCCGCCGCGTGCAGGCGCTGAAGAGCAGGCGCAGGAATTGGCCAAATCCAAAGTTGGGAAGGTGGTTGCCATCTCTTGCAACCCGGTAACGCTGGCTCGCGATCTCGCTATTTTGGTGAAGGGCGGCTACCGCATTACCCGCGTGACACCGATTGACCAGTTCCTCTGGTCGCCGCATGTTGAAGCCGTGGCGACGCTGGTGAAGAAGTAGAACACTTTATCGCAGTAACACTTGCATCTCACATTAAGAGTCTGGCTGTTCGCAATTGTTACTGGCTGACGGGTGTTTTCGGGATTCCCCTCGCTGCCGGATATTGCAGTAAAATTCGACTTTGCTAAAAAATGCAGACCTGATTGGGTGATTTTTACCCATTCAGGCTTTTCATTTCATGGCCTTGCATAGGATGTTTCTGTGCGTCGCATTGCCATGTTCATATCGCGTTTTGTGCAGATTTTGCCGACAGGCTGCAAGACGTATCACCGGCGCGGTTCTCCTCCCAATCGTGAATAGCGCCCTGCGATAGACGATTATAAAATGACTGAACATAGCTCTCTGCCGGACCTGAACGGCGTTTTTCCTGCTCGTGAAATCAAAATCAAAAAACATGGATTGGCGCATCTTCTGCTGTATCCGTTTCTCAGCATCATCTTTGCTTTTGCGAGTGTTGGTATTGCTGTTGCCTGGTTTCCGGGGCTTTACAAAGACCACCTGATTATGAACGATCCGCTCGTTCTCGAAGATGCTTCTGTTAATGACGGCCAGTGCCGCTCAAAGAAAATGACGGTCAATTGTAAGGCGGTCATAGTCTATGATTACGACGGCAAGCGCCGCGTCAAACCCATAGAATTCTCATTTGTGAGCTTATCAAGCGGGGATTATGAAACCGATGTTGTCATGCAGCGGTCTGATCCTGAAAATGTTACGTTGACGCTTGCTATCGACGAATTCTGGAACCGCTTGGCGTTTGATATCGGCCTGTTTGCAATCATGCTCGCAATGTCTGTGCTGTTTCTGGTTCGCTTCATCCGTGTCAGGGGCAGTGCATCGGCGATGAAATCAGCTGCTGCTTTGCGCTTCGCATGGGCGAAAATTACGGCCAGCAAGAAGCATTTGGGTGCAACCAATATTACTTATAATCCGCTTGATACGACGCATAAGAAAAAGAGCATCGTTTCGCGATTCTCGAAAAAAGAAGCACCATTTATGCGTTATGCCGAAGCGGAAGACGAGACTTATGGCATCGTGGCCATACATCCGACGGCATATTTTCCCGTCCTGCTTGATGAGAATTTTGAGCGTCTTGAACTCACCGGACCAGAGCGTGAATCGGCGTTGAAGGCACTGGCAGCGCAAATTGCAAGCTGATTAAAAAAGGGCGGTAATTCCGCCCTTTTGTTTACCGCAAAGCCCAATCAACCGCTGCTTCGGCATGAAGCCGTGTGGTATCGAATACCGGCACAGGGCTGTCTGTCTGACCGATTAGCAGCATGATCTCCGTGCAGCCGAGGATGATGGCCTCGGCACCGCGCTCAACAAGGCGGTTGATGACCGCGCGGTATTCTTCACGCGATGTATCGCGCACATCGCCCACTACCAGTTCCTGATAGATGATGTCGTGCACGGTTTTGCGGTCGGCATCGTCGGGCGTTAGAACCTCAAGCCCATATTTTGCGGCGAGGCGGCCTTTGTAAAAATCCTGTTCCATCGTGAACGCGGTGCCGAGCAGTCCGACTTTTGAGAAGCCTGCGGCCTTAATCTTTTCTGCTGTCGGATCGGCAATATGCACAAGCGGGATCGATGTGGCGCTTTCAATGTCAGCGGCCATTTTATGCATGGTGTTGGTGCAGATCAGGATGAAATCCGCGCCTCCTTTTTCAAGGTTTTGCGCGGCTTCAATCATCAGTGTCGTCAGCTCGTCCCATTTGCCCTGATGCTGGAGATGTTCGATTTCGGCGAAATCCATCGACCACATAAGGCTTTTGGCAGAATGCGTGCCACCAAGTCTTGTGCGGACTTCGCGGTTGATAATGCGGTAATATTCCTGCGAGCTTTCCCAGCTCATCCCGCCGATCAATCCAATCGTTTTCATTTCTGCCTCCCACATAGAATTAAGGGCGGATCGCTCCGCCCTTTTGGTGTTTATGCAATCGGTTCAGAACCACGATTACATCTTTTCGATGATTTTCGGATCGCCTTCATGTGCGCGGCCATTGGCAGCGAGGATTGCAGGCACGATGTCTTTTGCATCATCAATCACCAGTGGCTTAACCTGATGGGCGGTATGAATGAAGCCCTCAGTGGTCATGTGCTCAAGCAATGTGAGCATTGGCTGCCAGAAATTGTTGATATTGGCAAAAACCATCGGTTTGCGATGCTTGCCCAGCTGCGCCCATGTCATCATTTCCACGATTTCTTCAACCGTGCCAATGCCGCCGGGGAGGGTGACGAAAGCATCCGACTTCTGGAACATCAGATGCTTGCGTTCGTGCATATCGCCAACCACGATCAGCTCGGTCAACTCCTGCGCCTTTTCAAGGCTTGCTTCCTTGTCGAGCAGGAAGGTGGGAATAATGCCGGTGACTTCGCCGCCCGCTTCCATCACGCCTTGCGCAACCGCGCCCATAATGCCGCGCGTACCACCGCCATAAACAAGGCGAATGTCGTGTTCAGCAAGCGAGCGGCCAAGCGTGAGGCCCGCTTCGCGATAGATTGGATTTAAGCCCGTTGAAGAGCCGCAATAAACACAAATGGATCGAATCTGAGACATGATTTCTTGTGCGCTTTTGCGGTTTCAGCGTCAAGCGTCTCAAGCTATAACTGTCACGAAGCATCAATGAGGCAGGGAGTTTGATATGATGAAGAAGTTGGTTTTGGCTATGGGTTTTTCGCTTGTGGCATCGGGTGCGCTGGCTGGAGAAATTAACATTCCTCTGCCCGACGACGTGGAAGTAACGGCAAACTCGGTTCTTTATAAATGCGGTGAACAGAACGTTTCTGCCACCTATTATAATGCCGGTGAAAATTCGCTTGTGCAGCTCGAAATGGAAGACGCTTCGGTTATCGCAGCCAATGTGCTTGCGGGTTCTGGTGCAAAATATGCGGGCGGCATCTACATCTGGTGGACCAAAGGCGACAGCGCTGATCTCTATAATCTGATGGATGATCCCGATCAGGAAAAGCCAATCAGCTGTAAAGAAGAGTAGTTTTCTTATAATCAGTACCGATAATGTTTGTAATTCGGCTCAACTTCTTGTGAGGCGCATAAAAAAGCGATAAACCCATTGACTAATTTACTCATGTGGGTTTCGGGCCGAAATGCAAAACAAAAGATACGGAATTATCGGCATCGTGCTGCTCCTTATTCTCGGCGGCGGCGCATATTATTGGACTTCGCTAAAAGATCAGGGGGTTACCCCTGGTTCAGACATAGCCGCGAAGGACCCCGAAACCGGCAGCGCATCCAAACCCGTTGTACCTGAGGCACCCGCGGTATCGCAGGTGCCGGAGAAAACTGTCGAGGTGGAACCGCAAGAGGCTGCATCGCAGCCTGATGCTCAGCCGGTTCAAACAACGTCTGCGCCTGCTAAAACGCCGGTGTTTGATATTTTGCGCGTCGAAGCCGATGGTTCCGTTGTGATTGCAGGACAGGCAGCGCCCAATGCTGACGTTGAGATTATTTCTGGCTCCAGGGTATTGGGGACAGCCAAGGCGGGAGCGAACGGCGATTTTGCAATCGTTCTCGATCAGCCGCTTTCACCGGGCGATCATCAGCTTGTGCTGCGCGCAGGCGGTGATGGTGCCAATGTTGCGACTTCGGCGCAGACAGCAATCGTATCCGTACCAGATAACAGCAATGGTCAGGTTCTGGCGCTCGTTGAAGAGCCGGGTCAGGCCAGCCGCCTGATCACCAAGCCGGACGTGTCGGCACCGCAGGAGGCATCGTCGACGGAAACTGGAGAGCAGGCGCCAAAGGCTCAATCGCCCGTTGATGCACCGATTGCCATTGAGGCGGTGGAAATCGAAGGCAATAAAGTTTTCGTTGCAGGCAACGCAAAGGGTGGCAGCACGGTTGTCGTCAATGCAAACGATATTCTGCTTGGCTCAAGCCAAATTTCGCCGGAAGGTCGCTTTTTGGTACAGAGCCAAAAGTCGCTTGCGGTGGGGGATTATATCATCCGCGCCGATTTGCTTGATGGCAGTGGTCGGGTGATTGCAACCGCGCGCGTCCCGTTCCGTCGCGAGGCTGGGGAGAATGTCTCCGCCGTTGCAACGGGGGCGGGCGCGCAGACTGCAAGTGCACAGGATGCTGAAGGCGGGACACCTTTGCAGAAGGTGGATGGCTCGGTGATTATCCGCAAGGGTGATAATCTCTGGACGATCTCCAAGCGTACTTATGGTCATGGCATGCGCTACACCACGATCTATCTTGCCAATCGTGATCAGATCCGCAACCCGGACCTTATCCTGCCGGGTCAGGTGTTTGTCATGCCGCAACAACCGCTCGCCGATGATGAAGTGCAGCGCCGCCTGCACGATTCTTCAAACTGATATAAACGCGTTATCTCCATTTCGTGAACGCAGTGTCCTTTAGAAAGAACACTGCACAAACTTGCTAGTTATAGTATAATCGTATATCGTCGATTTACGATGAGTATCTCCCTAAAAATAACGACCCACCCTGTTTCGGGCATGGATGATGAGGATGCTGCGCGCATTTATGCAGCGCTTGGCCATCCAGTGCGTATCCACATTCTCCGTCAGCTGATTTTTGAGGATGCTTGCTGCTGCAAAGATATTGTCGGTCGTCTTGACCTTGCGCAGTCCACCGTGTCGCAGCATCTCAAGGTTCTCGTCCAGGCTGGCCTTATTGACTATCGGCCCGACCGCCAGACATCGCGCTATAGCGTAAACTGGCAGCAATTGACCAAAATTCGTTCGCATCTTGCAGCCTTCAGCAATGGCTGCTGCGAAAAACCTGTCTGATCTGAAAGAAACACCATGAGTGCCCCCAAAACTGTTTCTGCCGACTCCGGCGAGACGCTTAAAACCTTGCGAAATCTGTGGCCCTATATGTGGCCGTCTGAACGCCCCGATCTGCGTATGCGCGTGGTGTGGGCGACATTCTATCTGGTGATTTCCAAAATTGTGCTGATCCTTGTTCCCTATTTCTTCAAATGGGTCACGAATGCGCTGAACGGTCAGCTCGATGCAGCCGATTATATTCCGCTCTTTCTTACCGGTGCGGTGATGCTTGTGCTGGCCTATAATGCGGCCAAGATCATTCAGGCGGGACTCAATCAGCTGCGCGATGCACTGTTTGCCAGTGTCGGGCAATATGCCGTGCGCCAGCTTGCCTATAAAACCTTCGTGCATATGCACCAGCTCTCATTGCGCTTTCATCTGGAACGGCGCACGGGCGGGCTGTCGCGTGTGATCGAACGCGGCACCAAAGGTATCGAAACAATTGTCCGTTTCACGATCCTCAACACGCTGCCAACCATTCTGGAATTTGCGCTGACGGCGGTGATTTTCGCCTTCGCTTATGGCTTCTCCTATCTGTTGGTCGTGGCTGTTACGGTCGTTGCCTATACCTGGTTCACGATTAAAGCGAGTGACTGGCGCATCAATATCCGTCGCGAGATGAATGACTCCGATACCGATGCAAACACCAAAGCGATCGACTCGCTGCTTAATTTTGAGACGGTCAAATATTTTGGCAATGAGACCATGGAAGCCAAGCGCTTCGATGCGTCAATGGCGCGTTATGAAGATGCGGCGACCAAGACATGGACCTCGCTCGGCTGGCTTAACTTTGGGCAGGCTGTCATCTTCGGCGTGGGTATGGCGATTGTCATGGTGATGTCGGCGCGCGAAGTGCAGGCAGGTACGCAGTCGCTCGGTGACTTCGTTTTCATCAATGCGATGTTGATGCAGCTTTCCATTCCGCTCAATTTCATTGGCTTCATCTATCGCGAAATCCGTCAGGGCCTCACGGATATCGAGCAGATGTTCGACCTTCTGGATGTGCAGCAGGAAGTGCAGGACAAGCCAACAGCAGCGCCGCTGAGCGTGGATAAGGGTGCAATCCGTTTCAACGATGTGCATTTTGCCTATGATGCAAATCGCCCGATCCTCAAAGGCGTAAGCTTTGAAGTACCTGCGGGCAAGACCGTGGCGATTGTCGGCCCATCCGGTGCGGGCAAATCCACGATCTCGCGTCTTCTGTTCCGTTTCTATGATGTCCAGTCAGGTTCCGTCACGATTGACGGACAGGACCTGCGCGACGTGACACAGGAAAGCTTGCGTAAAGTCATCGGCATGGTGCCGCAGGACACGGTGCTGTTCAACGATACGATTGCCTATAATATTCGGTATGGCCGCACCGATGCAACCGACGATGAAGTAGAAAAGGCAGCCGAAATGGCGCAGATTTCCCAATTCATCAAACACCTGCCGGAAGGTTATCAGGCGATGGTGGGTGAGCGCGGACTGAAGCTTTCAGGCGGCGAGAAGCAGCGCGTGGCGATTGCACGCACGATCCTGAAAGCACCGCCAATTCTTATTCTCGATGAGGCTACATCGGCGCTGGATACTGCGACGGAGCAGGAAATCCAATCGGCGCTTGATATTGTCAGCCGTGGTCGCACAACGCTGGTTATCGCGCACCGTCTGTCGACTGTGATCAGCGCCGACGAAATTATCGTACTGAAAGATGGCCTGATTGCCGAGCGTGGTACGCATCGCGATCTGCTCTTGCAGGATGGACTTTACGCGTCGATGTGGAGCCGCCAGCGCGAAGCGGATGAAGCAGAAGAACGCCTGCGTCAGGTTCGCGAGAATGACGATATGGGCATCGTCAGCCGGGGCGTTCCGGCTGCGGAGTGAGGTGGCTTACGCCATCTCACAGCTTTGAACCCAATTATGGGATAACTTACAGTTAAAAATTCTTGTATTTGAATTAAAATAAAAAATCCAATATTTTAAGGATTTTTATCTTGTTCATAGGGCGCAGTAATTTTTTATCCTCTAGCTATTATTCAATGAGTAATATTTTAAGAAGTAAATCAAACGAATTTCGTTATTTTAACGAAACTAAATACATTCCATATGTAAAAAAATTGGATAACAATCCAACAATTGTTGAGAAAATACAAGATTTTTATTTCGAAAAAGACTTAAAGGAGAGTTATCAAATATATAATGGTAATTATGTTAAATCAAAATTTATTGCAGAAAAGAAGATTAAATTTACATATGGATTCAAATATATAGAAGGTGGTGATCAGTATAGCGATTTTATTTATTATGATCATTATAAGGGGTTCAAAAGGCTTAATATTCAGTTGCATGGAAATTTTATTGATAGTGAAGAAGGGGGGTACGGCGTTGTCGCTGTCGGTGGGCACAGTTACAGTCATGTAAAGGTTATAGATATTGCAAAAGATGCTGCTAAATATGAGGATTTCGATTGTATCCGTATGCTTACCTGTCACTCCGCAGACGGTGGTGTAAATTCAATAATAAGCAATGTTTCTCGCGCATTGCAGAAGCCAGTGAAAGGCTATGTGGGAGAGGTTGATAGATACAATCCTGTGCGCCTGTCTATGGTCAATGGAGGAAGTGGCGCCATAAATGGAAGGTTAGGACGATCGAATATTGTCCATCGTTACTTCGATACGCCTGGTCTCGATCTTTATGTTCGCAAAGGAAAGACGGTTATGGCCGGATTTGAATATTTTTAATTTATTGGAATAATTTCTATTTTTAGAATGATCGGGAGGTGAGTTGCATTATGTCTTAGAGCCTGTTCCAAAAAGGATTGAGCGATTTCAGTAGGTTATGATTCAATCGGATAGCTTACATTCGATGGAGATCATGATGGCCTGGACTGCAACCGCTCGGCCACAATATGGACGACGCAACGCGCGTTATGCAAGCGATTTAACGGATGCGGAATGGACTGTCATCGAACCGATGATGCCTGCACCGGGCCGTCTCGGACGCCCTCGCAAGACGGATTTGCGAGAGGTGGTAAATGCGCTGCTTTATATTGCTTCATCAGGTGGCGCATGGCGGCTTTTGCCCACGGACTTCCCACCATTTTCCACGGTGCAAAAGTATTTCTATCGATGGCGAGATGAAGGGATGCTGCGCACGATCAACAACGCGCTCGTGATGACAGCACGCGAGTTGACCGTAAAGCAGCCCAGCCCTACCGCTGGCGTGATCGATAGCCAGTCAATAAAAAGCACGGAAAGTGGCGGAATACGGGGCTTTGACGCGGGAAAAAAGATCAACGATCGCAAGCGTCATATTGTGGTTGATACCCTCGGCTTGATGGTTGGCCTGGTGATCCATTCTGCGGGTATTCAAGACAGAGATAGTGCACCTGATGTCTTGAAAACCATCCTCAAACGCTGGCCGTGGTTACGGCATATCTTTGCTGATGGTGGATACGCGGGACCCAAGCTCAAAGGCAGGCTGGAAAAGGTCGGAAAATTTACGCTGGAAATCGTCAAACGATCCGATCACGCTGAGGGCTTCAAACTCTTACCACGCCGATGGGTGGTCGAGCGGACGTTTGCATGGCTGGGACGTTGCCGTAGATTGGCCAAAGATTTCGAGAAAACCATCGTTTCGGCTGAAGCCTGGGTCTACATCGCAAACATCCGCCTGCTCACCCGGCGCATCGCAAGAGCCTGATATCGTTACATTCATTATGATTCAGGCTCTAAGGGAGGCATGAGGACTAACGTAGATTCTCGTGGTTTCGTAAGGAAAAACTCTTATGGTGAAGATGTTGGGAGGGTCGTTGTAGGTGGCCACGAGCTTTTCGGGGATGAGCTAGCAAATTTGTTGCAGGGTTTTAGAAATGAATTACCATTCGAAAGCGTCAGGCTTATTGCTTGTCATTAAGGTGAGGGAGGTAGAAATTCTTCAATTAGTGAATTGTCAGGCGCGTCGAAGGTGCCAGTTAAAGGGTTTGAAGGTAATATAGTCGGTCACGATGAACGTTACATCAGTAGTTTTGCAAACAAGTTCGGTACTGAAAACTCTAAGAGCATTTTAAAGAAAGAACAAATGTTTGGAAGGTGCTAAGGCGTCAAAGAAGTGCTTAAAGGTAGCGGTCGTTGTGCGCGGTAAGGAAGAATGGCGATGGTAGGGATTGAATTTTTCTGAATGTGCTCTTGTGCTGAGAGCTGTCACGAACCCTTACAGTCGTGAATAAATTGCGAAATACGTTTTGATTTTGAGCTGGATGAGGTAAAACCGGGCCGAACGTTGCATCGTGTCGATGATCAGGCGATATCCTGGGTAAAGCGACGCGCATAAAATTCACTAGAACGCATGGTGTGTCCGCGAGACTTGCCTCGTTCCAGAAGGAAAACCGATGAGCCTGTCTGATACAATCCGTAACACTTTCGTGCCGATCCATCGTGAAGGCTATCCGTTTATCGCGGCGTTTTTCGTGGTTTCGCTCATTCTGGGCTGGCTATGGGAACCGCTTTTCTGGATTGGTCTGGTGCTGACCATCTGGTGCATTTATTTTTACCGTGACCCAGAACGCGTGACGCCAATCGCGGATGATCTGGTGATCAGTCCGGCTGATGGCAAGGTATCTTTCGTTGGTCCGGCTGTGCCGCCCGCGGAACTGGAACTCGGTGCAGAGCCGCTAATGCGCGTTTCCGTGTTCATGAATGTGTTTTCGGTTCACATCAACCGCG
This genomic stretch from Brucella pseudogrignonensis harbors:
- a CDS encoding LysM peptidoglycan-binding domain-containing protein, yielding MQNKRYGIIGIVLLLILGGGAYYWTSLKDQGVTPGSDIAAKDPETGSASKPVVPEAPAVSQVPEKTVEVEPQEAASQPDAQPVQTTSAPAKTPVFDILRVEADGSVVIAGQAAPNADVEIISGSRVLGTAKAGANGDFAIVLDQPLSPGDHQLVLRAGGDGANVATSAQTAIVSVPDNSNGQVLALVEEPGQASRLITKPDVSAPQEASSTETGEQAPKAQSPVDAPIAIEAVEIEGNKVFVAGNAKGGSTVVVNANDILLGSSQISPEGRFLVQSQKSLAVGDYIIRADLLDGSGRVIATARVPFRREAGENVSAVATGAGAQTASAQDAEGGTPLQKVDGSVIIRKGDNLWTISKRTYGHGMRYTTIYLANRDQIRNPDLILPGQVFVMPQQPLADDEVQRRLHDSSN
- a CDS encoding metalloregulator ArsR/SmtB family transcription factor, producing the protein MSISLKITTHPVSGMDDEDAARIYAALGHPVRIHILRQLIFEDACCCKDIVGRLDLAQSTVSQHLKVLVQAGLIDYRPDRQTSRYSVNWQQLTKIRSHLAAFSNGCCEKPV
- a CDS encoding ABC transporter ATP-binding protein/permease — protein: MSAPKTVSADSGETLKTLRNLWPYMWPSERPDLRMRVVWATFYLVISKIVLILVPYFFKWVTNALNGQLDAADYIPLFLTGAVMLVLAYNAAKIIQAGLNQLRDALFASVGQYAVRQLAYKTFVHMHQLSLRFHLERRTGGLSRVIERGTKGIETIVRFTILNTLPTILEFALTAVIFAFAYGFSYLLVVAVTVVAYTWFTIKASDWRINIRREMNDSDTDANTKAIDSLLNFETVKYFGNETMEAKRFDASMARYEDAATKTWTSLGWLNFGQAVIFGVGMAIVMVMSAREVQAGTQSLGDFVFINAMLMQLSIPLNFIGFIYREIRQGLTDIEQMFDLLDVQQEVQDKPTAAPLSVDKGAIRFNDVHFAYDANRPILKGVSFEVPAGKTVAIVGPSGAGKSTISRLLFRFYDVQSGSVTIDGQDLRDVTQESLRKVIGMVPQDTVLFNDTIAYNIRYGRTDATDDEVEKAAEMAQISQFIKHLPEGYQAMVGERGLKLSGGEKQRVAIARTILKAPPILILDEATSALDTATEQEIQSALDIVSRGRTTLVIAHRLSTVISADEIIVLKDGLIAERGTHRDLLLQDGLYASMWSRQREADEAEERLRQVRENDDMGIVSRGVPAAE
- a CDS encoding IS5 family transposase — encoded protein: MAWTATARPQYGRRNARYASDLTDAEWTVIEPMMPAPGRLGRPRKTDLREVVNALLYIASSGGAWRLLPTDFPPFSTVQKYFYRWRDEGMLRTINNALVMTARELTVKQPSPTAGVIDSQSIKSTESGGIRGFDAGKKINDRKRHIVVDTLGLMVGLVIHSAGIQDRDSAPDVLKTILKRWPWLRHIFADGGYAGPKLKGRLEKVGKFTLEIVKRSDHAEGFKLLPRRWVVERTFAWLGRCRRLAKDFEKTIVSAEAWVYIANIRLLTRRIARA